A stretch of Fusarium poae strain DAOMC 252244 chromosome 2, whole genome shotgun sequence DNA encodes these proteins:
- a CDS encoding hypothetical protein (BUSCO:46269at5125) translates to MSSETPPPTESELLDQEIAALKEQAATLRKSLKIQTSTILSAPSTQALLKSTKGFSSRKSSAHTKVLSQSEKQKAHTQQNLYRSCSSVTAFKVHDPDPNSVDSGHVLGLRFEIMSKSQFLQPYYVFLNRPYYKSKYLRVHRNTLPPAIPISGLAALHLPSPRPESDDSPQQDLDRFVRALRREIVRYHNRLGVSADLRRSLGLHGRADDTVLPDDIVEVGIADIEAKQIRFSWADDRSGRVAMDNDGNVIKLMMFGREGRDWETTKELYGKYDRIEDVAKTLQKYVNG, encoded by the exons ATGTCATCTGAAACTCCACCTCCGACAGAGAGCGAACTTCTTGATCAGGAAATCGCAGCGCTTAAAGAACAAG CTGCTACATTACGCAAATCGCTCAAGATCCAAACATCTACTATCCTCTCCGCGCCCTCAACACAAGCTCTACTCAAGTCGACCAAAGGGTTCTCGTCCCGCAAGTCCTCAGCCCATACCAAAGTCCTCAGCCAGTCCGAAAAGCAAAAGGCACATACACAACAAAACCTTTACCGCTCGTGCAGCTCCGTCACAGCTTTCAAGGTCCATGATCCCGATCCCAATTCAGTCGATAGTGGCCATGTCTTGGGCTTGCGATTCGAGATAATGTCCAAGAGCCAGTTCTTGCAACCGTACTACGTCTTTCTCAATCGGCCATACTACAAATCGAAGTACCTGCGCGTCCACCGAAATACACTCCCTCCTGCGATTCCCATCTCCGGATTGGCAGCCCTTCATCTCCCATCTCCACGACCGGAAAGCGACGACTCTCCCCAGCAAGACTTGGATCGATTTGTCAGGGCATTGCGGCGGGAGATCGTGCGGTACCACAACAGATTGGGTGTTTCTGCCGATTTGAGACGAAGTCTAGGTCTGCATGGTAGAGCCGACGACACAGTCTTGCCCGATGACATCGTCGAGGTCGGAATAGCAGACATCGAGGCCAAGCAGATCAGGTTCTCTTGGGCCGATGACCGAAGCGGCAGAGTTGCGATGGACAATGACGGCAATGTTATCAAGCTTATGATGTTTGGCAGAGAGGGCCGCGATTGGGAGACGACTAAAGAGCTGTACGGCAAGTACGATCGTATCGAAGATGTGGCCAAGACACTTCAGAAGTATGTCAATGGCTGA
- a CDS encoding hypothetical protein (BUSCO:48396at5125), translating to MHFQPVEQMADEPYTARPQDESQIDHPETNDALDDVFGSGPSSPTEHRHSDESSTAHPSDIRRLQTEHTTAGYREGITVSKESSIQAGFDEGFSLGASVGLRAGQLLGLLEGIAEAVHSLKDADSSRVVELTKQAHEELSTQGIFKPEYWAEDGNWKYEVEPTAGAEEVVFADVADAHPLVKKWTEVIEEQIKLWKINQSILDDETGVRLESVMDDTLGSGAAPVAKKPLDW from the coding sequence ATGCATTTCCAGCCCGTCGAGCAAATGGCTGACGAACCATATACCGCCCGTCCTCAGGATGAATCTCAAATTGATCATCCAGAAACAAACGATGCGCTAGATGATGTCTTTGGCTCGGGTCCTTCCTCACCTACAGAGCATCGTCACAGCGATGAGTCAAGCACAGCTCACCCTTCTGATATCCGTCGGTTACAGACAGAGCATACGACAGCTGGATATCGTGAGGGCATCACTGTCTCCAAGGAGAGCAGTATTCAGGCCGGTTTTGACGAGGGGTTCAGTCTTGGTGCGAGCGTAGGACTTAGAGCAGGCCAACTGCTAGGCCTGCTGGAAGGCATCGCAGAAGCCGTCCACAGCCTCAAAGATGCGGATTCTTCCCGAGTTGTTGAACTCACGAAGCAAGCGCACGAGGAACTCAGCACACAGGGTATCTTCAAGCCTGAATACTGGGCTGAAGATGGGAACTGGAAGTACGAAGTTGAGCCTACCGCAGGCGCAGAAGAAGTTGTCTTTGCGGATGTGGCGGATGCGCACCCACTGGTGAAGAAGTGGACAGAGGTCATTGAGGAGCAGATTAAGTTGTGGAAGATTAATCAGAGTATCTTGGATGATGAGACGGGCGTGAGATTGGAGAGTGTAATGGACGACACGCTGGGGTCAGGAGCTGCACCAGTGGCGAAGAAGCCTTTGGATTGGTGA